A window of the Desulfobacula toluolica Tol2 genome harbors these coding sequences:
- a CDS encoding sensor histidine kinase, translated as MEQSLPERKAFYQILTRKMTVLILIVSFFPMILTTGILFYRFNLTYTEKIQAHISELVQRHTQNIDTFLLEKLGNIQFIARYFDSKPQIPTQFLQTNLTLLKNEYGDVFTDLGLVNENGIQFAYEGPFKLENADYSKAEWFLNAVDKPFYISDVFAGLRGHPHFIIAIKVKSNDSDYILRSTINFGAFNSLVENIHIGETGIAFIVNSKGQLQTKTDMGFNPSIIASMVDRRGHNKNETVFEKKHDASGNQFLCVTSMLKNIDWIMVFRQDISDAFHDLWKTQLLTLIIFVFGCIAILSVAFMLPRNIVELISSADKKSEVMNKQVIESGKLATIGELAAGIAHEINNPVAIMVEEAGWIEDLLEEEDLNGSENFDEFKRALRQINTQGKRCKEITHKLLSFARKTDSTINDVQINDAIKEIVSLTAQMARYNNVMIKTKLNQGIPYIRISPSELQQVILNLINNAIDAMEKSGGTITIETNVSRIEKNQLVVSIEDDGPGIPRDYLDRIFDPFFTTKAVGKGTGLGLSICYGIIQKMGGEIDVYSQVGIGTKFRIWIPFQEDLMEEKKNDTDNQTKDNQTKDNQINI; from the coding sequence ATGGAACAATCTTTACCAGAACGAAAAGCTTTTTATCAGATATTGACAAGAAAAATGACAGTTTTGATATTAATTGTTTCATTTTTTCCCATGATATTAACAACCGGCATTCTTTTTTATCGATTTAACCTGACATATACTGAAAAAATCCAGGCTCACATTTCAGAACTGGTTCAACGGCACACCCAGAATATTGATACTTTTTTACTGGAAAAATTAGGGAATATTCAGTTTATAGCCCGGTATTTTGACAGTAAGCCCCAGATCCCAACGCAATTTCTTCAAACTAATCTGACATTATTAAAAAATGAATATGGAGATGTCTTTACTGATTTGGGACTGGTCAATGAAAATGGTATTCAGTTTGCTTATGAAGGGCCTTTTAAACTTGAAAATGCAGATTATTCAAAGGCTGAATGGTTTTTGAACGCAGTAGACAAACCGTTTTATATCAGTGATGTGTTTGCCGGGTTAAGGGGACATCCCCATTTTATTATTGCCATCAAGGTTAAATCAAATGATTCCGACTATATTTTACGGTCAACCATCAATTTCGGAGCCTTTAATTCTCTGGTGGAAAACATTCATATCGGTGAAACCGGAATAGCCTTTATTGTTAACAGTAAAGGGCAATTGCAAACCAAAACCGACATGGGATTCAACCCGTCAATCATTGCATCAATGGTTGACCGCAGGGGGCATAACAAGAATGAAACGGTTTTTGAAAAAAAACATGATGCCTCTGGAAATCAATTCTTGTGTGTAACGTCAATGCTTAAAAACATTGACTGGATAATGGTGTTTCGTCAGGATATCAGTGATGCTTTTCATGATTTATGGAAAACACAGCTTCTCACTTTGATCATATTTGTTTTTGGATGCATTGCTATTCTTTCAGTCGCCTTTATGCTTCCCCGCAATATTGTCGAGCTGATTTCAAGTGCGGACAAAAAGAGCGAGGTCATGAACAAACAGGTGATTGAAAGCGGAAAACTGGCAACTATAGGTGAACTTGCCGCAGGCATTGCCCATGAAATCAATAATCCGGTTGCCATTATGGTTGAAGAGGCCGGATGGATAGAGGATCTTCTTGAAGAAGAGGATTTAAACGGATCTGAAAATTTTGATGAATTCAAGCGGGCCCTGCGCCAGATCAACACCCAGGGAAAACGATGCAAGGAGATTACTCATAAGCTGCTCAGTTTTGCCAGGAAAACGGATTCCACAATCAATGATGTCCAAATTAATGATGCCATCAAAGAAATTGTTTCTCTGACTGCTCAAATGGCAAGATATAATAATGTCATGATTAAAACAAAACTGAACCAGGGGATTCCTTATATCAGGATATCTCCTTCTGAACTGCAGCAGGTTATTCTTAATTTAATCAATAACGCCATTGATGCAATGGAAAAAAGCGGTGGAACAATTACGATTGAAACAAACGTAAGCCGGATTGAAAAGAACCAATTGGTGGTTTCAATTGAAGATGACGGGCCCGGTATCCCAAGGGATTATCTTGACAGGATATTTGATCCGTTTTTCACCACAAAAGCAGTTGGAAAAGGGACCGGGCTTGGACTTTCAATTTGTTACGGCATTATACAGAAAATGGGAGGAGAAATTGATGTCTACAGCCAGGTCGGCATCGGGACAAAATTTCGCATATGGATACCTTTTCAGGAAGATTTAATGGAAGAAAAAAAGAATGATACTGATAATCAGACCAAGGATAATCAGACCAAGGATAATCAGATAAATATATAA
- a CDS encoding response regulator yields the protein MKKIKLLLVDDEKPFLDTITKRLEKRDVSVSAVYSGKEALDELEKNRAVEVVVLDVKMPGMDGIQTLIEIKKRFPLVEVIMLTGHATIETAIDGMKLGAFDYLMKPCDIDVLVSKANDAASKKRIHEEKITEARIREITERRV from the coding sequence ATGAAAAAAATTAAATTATTGCTTGTAGATGATGAAAAACCTTTTCTCGATACCATTACCAAACGTCTTGAAAAAAGAGACGTGAGTGTTTCTGCAGTTTACAGTGGAAAGGAGGCTTTGGATGAGCTTGAGAAAAACAGAGCTGTTGAAGTGGTCGTTCTTGATGTGAAAATGCCTGGAATGGATGGTATCCAGACATTAATTGAAATTAAAAAAAGATTTCCTCTTGTGGAAGTCATAATGCTGACAGGTCATGCCACTATAGAAACAGCAATTGACGGGATGAAGCTGGGTGCATTTGATTACCTGATGAAACCTTGTGATATCGATGTGCTGGTGAGCAAAGCAAATGATGCCGCATCAAAGAAAAGAATACATGAAGAAAAAATTACCGAAGCCCGCATAAGAGAAATTACCGAGCGGAGAGTATAA
- a CDS encoding response regulator, translated as MSGNNKNSISVLLVDDEKGYLNVLSNRLSRRSIIATKAFSGTQAIQILRKKDFHVVVLDLKMEDMDGIEVLKVIKRMVPDLPVIILTGHGSQTAAKEGVLFGAFDYLSKPCELSELMDKIHEAHRHQQKLSDESHSD; from the coding sequence ATGAGCGGGAACAACAAGAACAGCATAAGCGTTTTGCTGGTTGACGATGAAAAAGGGTATTTGAATGTTTTGTCCAACAGGTTGTCCAGACGATCTATTATTGCAACAAAGGCATTTAGTGGTACCCAGGCCATACAGATACTTCGGAAAAAAGATTTTCATGTGGTGGTGCTTGACTTGAAAATGGAAGACATGGATGGAATCGAAGTTTTAAAGGTTATCAAAAGAATGGTTCCTGACCTTCCTGTGATCATATTGACTGGACACGGTTCACAAACAGCTGCCAAAGAAGGAGTTTTATTTGGTGCATTTGATTACCTGAGCAAACCATGCGAGCTTTCGGAGTTAATGGATAAAATCCATGAAGCCCACAGGCATCAACAAAAATTGTCAGATGAGTCCCATTCTGATTAA
- a CDS encoding SLC13 family permease, which produces MFYKTNGFKLCVAVLIGVIVFLLPRPEGTQFKISGDTGRILLQNVTQHFTVMPEGKIPTESYVLKANSPGSLEGRAKFLEQKAKTLNLDTVTVDYVNGLSPKAKRFLSILAVLVILFVIEPIPLEITAVCIGVFLVIMQITDVKTAWAPYMHPVVIFIMCCLIFAIALDKAGLTKRLGYFIIKKAGNSITRFTFIIAIGLGLASSFMHDAAACAIGIVTMLPLMRAVGIEPHTNTAKFMMLSLPFACSCGGMGTLVGGGRCMVSAAFLKEFTGIEITFFDWMLYCMPAAFITVPIAVCIVYVVFRPDPKFKLPDFDEDLGPMTSLEKKTVAIIACSFLLWLTKGLHGMDYSVTGMLGVACLVLFKALKWRDINDNLEWGTALFIFGGGISLGLAMGYSGAADYFAHLFFPLIQGKGWLVLFVGVGVFGALVTNAMANVAAAALILPIVIPMAQLEGVDPTILSLCLGTATSFAMLLVIGCPPNAIAYSYRYFKSSDLTKVGLVATPVLLTVLVVVAAVWWRILGLI; this is translated from the coding sequence ATGTTTTATAAGACTAATGGATTTAAACTCTGTGTTGCGGTGTTGATAGGTGTTATTGTTTTTCTTCTTCCAAGGCCGGAAGGAACACAGTTTAAAATTTCAGGTGATACCGGCCGAATCCTTTTACAGAATGTGACACAACATTTTACTGTTATGCCTGAAGGAAAAATTCCAACAGAATCATATGTTTTAAAGGCAAACTCACCAGGTTCTCTTGAGGGAAGAGCTAAATTTTTAGAACAAAAAGCAAAGACTTTGAATCTGGATACCGTTACTGTTGATTATGTTAACGGGCTTTCACCAAAGGCTAAAAGATTTTTATCGATCCTTGCCGTTCTGGTCATATTGTTTGTAATTGAGCCGATTCCACTTGAAATAACTGCGGTTTGTATAGGGGTTTTTCTGGTCATCATGCAGATTACAGATGTAAAAACTGCGTGGGCTCCTTATATGCATCCGGTAGTTATTTTTATCATGTGCTGCCTGATTTTTGCAATTGCACTTGATAAAGCCGGTTTAACCAAACGTCTGGGATATTTTATCATCAAAAAAGCAGGAAACAGTATTACCCGGTTTACCTTTATTATTGCCATAGGACTTGGACTTGCTTCATCGTTCATGCATGATGCCGCAGCCTGTGCCATTGGAATCGTGACCATGCTGCCGCTGATGCGCGCTGTTGGTATAGAACCCCATACCAATACAGCCAAGTTTATGATGCTGTCATTGCCATTTGCCTGCTCTTGCGGCGGTATGGGAACTCTTGTGGGCGGAGGGCGATGTATGGTTTCCGCAGCTTTTTTAAAAGAATTTACAGGTATTGAGATCACTTTTTTTGACTGGATGCTATATTGCATGCCTGCAGCGTTTATTACAGTGCCGATTGCCGTATGCATTGTGTATGTGGTTTTCAGGCCTGACCCAAAATTCAAGCTGCCTGATTTTGATGAAGATTTGGGTCCAATGACGTCACTTGAGAAAAAAACAGTTGCCATTATAGCCTGTTCGTTTTTACTCTGGTTGACCAAGGGTCTTCACGGAATGGATTATTCCGTAACCGGTATGCTGGGCGTGGCTTGCCTGGTATTGTTCAAAGCATTAAAATGGCGGGATATCAATGACAACCTGGAATGGGGAACGGCATTGTTTATTTTCGGCGGCGGAATTTCACTGGGCCTGGCCATGGGGTATTCCGGGGCTGCAGATTACTTTGCCCATTTGTTTTTTCCTTTGATTCAGGGAAAAGGCTGGCTGGTTCTTTTTGTTGGCGTAGGTGTTTTCGGGGCTTTGGTAACAAACGCAATGGCTAATGTTGCTGCGGCCGCGCTGATTCTTCCCATTGTCATTCCCATGGCACAGCTTGAAGGTGTGGACCCGACGATCCTGTCCCTTTGTCTGGGAACAGCCACTTCTTTTGCCATGCTACTTGTTATCGGATGTCCCCCCAATGCCATTGCATACAGTTACCGGTATTTTAAATCATCCGATCTGACTAAAGTAGGGTTGGTTGCCACACCTGTTTTATTGACGGTTTTAGTTGTGGTTGCAGCCGTGTGGTGGAGAATCCTGGGGTTAATTTAG
- a CDS encoding hybrid sensor histidine kinase/response regulator, with amino-acid sequence MNNGNNDRPGLLLVDDEDGFRTTIAKRLGKRGFVPIQASSGEECLDILGRKPVGVVVLDVKMPGISGIDTLKAIKQAYKKIQVILLTGNITVSDGIEGIKAGAFDYLTKPVELDHLVNKIKQAFEMIRLEEEKQKELEYRAKLEKKMIDTERLVSLGTMSTGIAHEINNPLAIINESAGFMKQVIIQPEMSRIPQKEALLLGIEKIEKSIKRARKITHQLLGHVKKQKSQISEVDLKALLGETLGLLEREVEEKNIQIKWKTDKKKKVLWSDPYQIRQILINLLSNAVHAVKNNGIITLSLWETDVDINLEIKDNGIGIPKKNLGKIFDPFFTTKPFDEGTGLGLFVVHKIISSLSGEVTVESTLGKGSSFMINLPKRLE; translated from the coding sequence ATGAATAACGGCAATAATGATAGGCCCGGTCTTCTTCTGGTGGATGATGAAGATGGTTTCCGAACGACAATCGCCAAGAGGCTTGGGAAAAGAGGGTTTGTCCCTATTCAGGCTTCAAGTGGAGAAGAGTGCCTGGATATTCTTGGCCGTAAGCCTGTAGGTGTGGTTGTTCTGGATGTTAAAATGCCCGGTATAAGCGGGATTGATACATTAAAAGCTATTAAACAGGCGTATAAAAAGATTCAGGTTATTCTTTTAACAGGAAATATTACAGTTTCAGATGGAATTGAAGGAATAAAAGCAGGTGCTTTTGATTATTTAACCAAACCTGTGGAACTTGATCACCTGGTAAATAAAATCAAACAGGCCTTTGAAATGATTCGGCTGGAGGAAGAAAAACAAAAAGAGCTGGAATACCGTGCAAAGCTGGAAAAAAAAATGATTGATACGGAACGGCTAGTCTCTCTGGGCACCATGTCCACCGGCATTGCCCATGAAATAAACAATCCTCTGGCCATCATCAATGAATCTGCAGGTTTTATGAAGCAGGTGATCATTCAACCGGAAATGTCAAGGATACCCCAGAAAGAAGCATTGCTGCTGGGGATAGAAAAAATAGAAAAAAGTATTAAACGGGCCCGTAAAATTACCCATCAGCTTCTGGGCCATGTTAAAAAACAGAAATCTCAGATTTCAGAAGTTGACCTGAAAGCCTTGCTGGGTGAAACATTAGGATTGCTTGAAAGGGAAGTGGAAGAAAAAAACATACAGATTAAATGGAAAACAGATAAGAAAAAAAAGGTTCTATGGAGTGATCCTTATCAGATCCGTCAGATTCTCATAAATCTTTTGAGCAATGCGGTTCATGCGGTGAAGAATAATGGTATTATTACATTGTCTTTGTGGGAAACCGATGTTGATATCAATCTTGAAATTAAAGATAATGGAATCGGCATACCTAAAAAGAATTTAGGAAAGATATTTGATCCGTTTTTTACAACTAAACCTTTTGATGAAGGAACCGGTCTAGGGCTTTTTGTGGTTCATAAAATCATTTCCAGTCTGAGTGGTGAGGTGACGGTTGAAAGCACTTTGGGTAAGGGAAGCAGTTTTATGATTAATCTGCCAAAAAGGCTTGAATGA
- a CDS encoding sigma-54-dependent transcriptional regulator codes for MIKIPAKVLIVDDEKDFVEMFSLRLEQQGEKVSTAYSGNEALKALEKGGIDVVFLDIRMPGMDGIETLKQIKKLYPIVEVIMLTGHGSTETAVDGMKLGAFDYLMKPADFEDIKIKLENARKRKDEHEERIRQAEVRLLLRRSGDV; via the coding sequence ATGATAAAAATACCAGCAAAAGTCCTGATAGTTGATGACGAAAAAGATTTTGTTGAAATGTTTTCCCTGCGCCTGGAGCAGCAGGGTGAGAAAGTCTCCACAGCCTACAGTGGCAATGAGGCGTTGAAGGCTTTGGAAAAAGGAGGCATTGATGTGGTTTTCCTGGATATCAGGATGCCGGGCATGGACGGAATTGAAACTTTAAAACAGATTAAAAAGCTTTATCCCATTGTTGAAGTCATTATGCTGACAGGTCACGGGTCAACGGAAACCGCAGTGGATGGTATGAAACTGGGTGCATTTGATTATTTGATGAAACCGGCTGATTTTGAAGATATAAAAATCAAACTGGAAAATGCCAGAAAACGAAAAGATGAACACGAAGAGCGAATCCGGCAGGCTGAAGTCAGGCTTCTTCTCCGGCGAAGCGGAGATGTATAG
- a CDS encoding ATP-binding protein, translated as MKKITVQLSLKNRVYLVNAILLCITMVGAVLMVWYTYKIEKIFSDIIDKNIVIYQSAEALGTSLVNQKGFVSYYLLDGDPAWIDQLNKYKQLFNEHLVTVKSLVEEQWEKDSVAQIESEYDYYVNIKKKVIEFYKSGNYDKGSSLHKNVRQHFFKILELCEAFKTFHKDKISDAINTSRMESNQLRYIALLAIITVVVLSLMINYIFARHILEPIRKLAAEADLLGESNSSGNEVAALKQSVHGLIENSEQAHQQLKRSQETLMQSEKMALLGKLAAGTAHSIRNPLTSVKMRLFSLNRSCDFTNYQQEDFNVITGEIKQINKIVENFLEFSRPPKLRMKKMSPSIVVDSALRLLGQRLKSYNVSTRLIRHRPLAETFIDPEQLKEVIVNIMINACEAMNKTGLIIIQEEENYVEPLKKVVVIRIIDDGAGISQEIKKQVFNPFFTTKDDGTGLGLSIAFNIINEHGGWLDVSSEQGQGSSFIITLPIKDA; from the coding sequence ATGAAAAAAATTACAGTCCAGTTGAGTCTTAAAAACAGGGTCTACCTGGTCAATGCCATCCTTTTGTGTATTACAATGGTTGGTGCGGTACTCATGGTCTGGTATACTTATAAGATAGAAAAAATTTTCAGTGATATTATTGATAAAAATATTGTGATTTATCAATCTGCTGAAGCCCTTGGCACATCCCTTGTAAATCAGAAAGGATTTGTGTCGTATTACCTGCTTGACGGTGACCCGGCATGGATTGATCAGCTTAATAAATATAAGCAGCTTTTCAATGAACACCTGGTAACCGTCAAGTCTTTGGTTGAAGAACAATGGGAAAAAGATTCCGTGGCTCAGATTGAATCTGAATACGATTATTATGTTAATATAAAAAAGAAAGTCATTGAATTTTATAAATCCGGTAATTATGACAAGGGAAGTAGTCTCCACAAGAATGTGCGGCAACATTTTTTTAAAATTCTGGAGTTATGTGAAGCATTTAAAACTTTTCATAAAGACAAAATTTCAGATGCCATCAACACAAGCCGTATGGAATCCAATCAACTCAGATATATTGCCCTTCTTGCCATTATTACGGTTGTTGTCCTGAGCCTTATGATAAATTATATTTTTGCCCGCCATATCTTGGAACCTATTCGAAAACTGGCGGCAGAAGCTGATTTGCTGGGAGAATCAAATTCTTCTGGAAATGAAGTGGCTGCATTAAAACAAAGTGTCCACGGTCTGATTGAAAATTCAGAACAGGCCCATCAACAATTAAAGCGGAGCCAGGAAACCCTTATGCAGTCGGAAAAAATGGCGTTACTGGGTAAACTGGCTGCCGGAACAGCTCATAGTATCCGAAATCCATTGACGTCTGTAAAAATGAGGCTTTTTTCATTAAACCGGTCGTGTGATTTTACAAATTATCAACAAGAAGATTTCAATGTGATCACAGGAGAAATTAAACAGATCAATAAAATTGTTGAAAATTTTTTGGAATTTTCCCGTCCGCCCAAATTGAGGATGAAAAAAATGAGTCCTTCAATTGTTGTGGACAGTGCCCTTCGTCTGCTGGGACAGCGGTTAAAATCTTATAATGTGAGTACCCGGTTAATCCGGCATCGTCCCCTTGCCGAAACATTTATAGATCCTGAACAGCTCAAGGAAGTGATTGTGAATATCATGATCAATGCCTGTGAAGCCATGAATAAAACCGGTTTGATTATCATCCAGGAAGAAGAAAATTATGTGGAGCCTCTAAAAAAAGTTGTGGTTATCAGAATTATTGATGATGGTGCGGGAATCTCTCAGGAAATCAAGAAGCAGGTATTTAATCCTTTTTTCACCACAAAAGATGACGGAACCGGTCTTGGTCTGAGCATAGCGTTTAATATCATAAATGAACACGGGGGGTGGCTGGATGTATCCAGTGAACAGGGCCAGGGTTCATCTTTTATTATTACACTTCCCATAAAGGATGCATAA
- a CDS encoding sigma-54-dependent transcriptional regulator, giving the protein MDTILVIDDDDQLRKSFCKLLKEEKYAVISAASGEAGIEIVKQNALDLVILDMRLPGINGMETFKQIKKIDSKLPVIIVTAYGTTQIAIEATKMGAYDYVLKPFDVPEMLNLIELAIEAGYFMRSPVEVDAVPEKQSGDAIIGQSKLMQNVYKSIGRVSQTDATVLILGESGTGKELVARAVYQHGIRSDKAFLIINCVAIPENLLESELFGYEKGAFTGASQRHIGKIEQANSGTVFLDEIGDMPLNIQAKILRLLQEKSIERLGGEETIPVDVRIIAATNKNLEQAIKEEKFREDLYFRLKVVTIELPPLRERREDINNLISYYMAKFSTELKIDNPSIQKEALTRLNHYDWPGNIRELSNLIQKVMIFNRGAPISKADLEQVINKKEKIKFTEEIELNIIQEWVRQVLSNPSETYSFDDFIDTLSSIVVAEALKITNGNRSQAAKLLSMSRPTLHSKIDKYNIKLKTEISK; this is encoded by the coding sequence ATGGATACAATTCTGGTTATTGATGATGATGATCAATTGCGAAAAAGTTTTTGTAAGCTTTTAAAAGAGGAAAAGTATGCGGTGATCAGTGCAGCTTCAGGTGAGGCCGGCATTGAAATTGTTAAACAGAATGCTTTGGATCTGGTTATCCTGGATATGCGGTTGCCCGGGATAAATGGGATGGAAACATTCAAACAGATAAAAAAAATTGATTCAAAACTGCCGGTCATAATTGTGACTGCCTATGGCACAACCCAGATTGCCATAGAAGCCACCAAGATGGGCGCTTATGATTATGTTCTCAAACCGTTCGATGTGCCGGAGATGCTCAACCTGATCGAACTTGCAATAGAAGCTGGATATTTTATGAGATCTCCGGTTGAAGTGGATGCTGTTCCTGAAAAACAGTCAGGAGATGCCATTATAGGCCAAAGCAAACTTATGCAAAATGTATACAAATCAATCGGCCGGGTATCTCAAACCGATGCAACCGTTTTAATACTGGGAGAATCAGGGACTGGAAAAGAATTGGTGGCAAGGGCTGTGTATCAGCATGGGATTCGGTCGGACAAGGCTTTTTTAATTATCAATTGTGTTGCCATACCTGAAAATCTTCTTGAAAGTGAATTGTTTGGCTATGAAAAAGGGGCTTTTACCGGAGCTTCACAGCGGCATATCGGAAAAATAGAACAGGCTAACAGCGGTACTGTGTTTCTGGATGAAATCGGGGATATGCCGTTAAATATACAAGCCAAGATTTTAAGGCTGCTGCAGGAAAAAAGTATTGAAAGGCTGGGGGGTGAAGAAACCATTCCGGTTGATGTGCGCATTATTGCTGCAACAAATAAAAACCTGGAACAGGCAATAAAAGAAGAAAAATTCCGGGAAGATTTATATTTTCGATTAAAAGTTGTGACCATTGAACTGCCGCCATTGAGAGAAAGACGAGAAGATATAAATAATTTGATTTCATATTATATGGCTAAATTTTCCACTGAATTAAAGATTGATAATCCAAGCATTCAAAAAGAAGCGTTAACTCGCCTGAACCATTATGACTGGCCAGGAAACATAAGGGAATTGTCAAACCTGATTCAAAAAGTAATGATTTTCAACAGGGGAGCTCCGATTTCTAAGGCAGATCTTGAACAGGTTATAAATAAAAAAGAAAAAATTAAATTTACTGAAGAAATCGAATTAAATATTATTCAAGAGTGGGTACGGCAGGTATTATCCAATCCGTCTGAAACATACAGTTTTGATGATTTTATTGATACACTTTCAAGTATCGTTGTTGCCGAGGCTTTGAAAATAACCAACGGAAACCGTTCCCAGGCTGCAAAATTATTAAGTATGTCACGACCTACTCTTCATTCCAAAATTGATAAGTACAATATTAAGCTTAAAACTGAAATATCCAAATAG
- a CDS encoding CBS domain-containing protein codes for MKDKQVKEVMIPLSDYATVSEEETLVNAIKELQQSRNNTQLNHKHRAVLVYGKDNQITGKLSIRCILKALEPKYRQFEHPESIGNIGLSRFGFNNDFLKSLLDNFNLWDETLEELVKKASKLKVKNVMYTPSSGEYVDENAPISEAVHQFILGCHQSLLVLKEDKVVGIIRLPDIFDLVCEILV; via the coding sequence ATGAAAGATAAACAAGTTAAAGAAGTAATGATTCCACTATCCGATTATGCAACTGTTTCAGAAGAGGAAACCCTTGTAAATGCTATTAAAGAGCTTCAACAGTCCAGGAATAATACACAATTAAATCATAAACACCGAGCTGTGCTGGTTTACGGTAAAGATAACCAGATTACGGGGAAACTGAGTATCCGATGCATCTTAAAAGCACTTGAGCCCAAGTACCGGCAGTTTGAACACCCTGAAAGTATTGGAAATATTGGATTGTCACGATTTGGCTTCAATAACGATTTTCTCAAATCTCTTCTTGACAACTTCAACCTATGGGATGAAACCTTGGAAGAACTGGTCAAAAAGGCATCTAAGCTGAAAGTTAAAAATGTCATGTATACCCCCTCCAGCGGGGAATATGTTGATGAAAACGCACCGATTTCAGAGGCAGTTCATCAGTTTATACTGGGTTGCCACCAGTCACTTCTTGTCCTCAAAGAAGATAAGGTTGTCGGTATTATACGACTGCCTGATATTTTTGATCTGGTCTGCGAAATCCTGGTATAA
- a CDS encoding SLC13 family permease, whose product MSTDATALTGSNFDWKRVLFLLIGLTLFFVVNFAPPWPDAIDPTGKHFVLSKEAKGALAVFLLGGTWWVFEVVPIGVTSLTIGVLQVLFMIRPANSAFKDFMTPSVLFIFASLVIGMVFTKTGLTKRLAYKMLAVVGEKTSMIYLGCFVVTAALTHIMAHTAVAATMYPLLMTIYSMYTDDETPTKFGKGLFMGMAFVAGAGSIVTLLGAARGAVALGFFKDIIGRDVSFFELTFYMFPVGWAMTFLLWGFFMIFFKPERATIPGLREKAKKLSVAMGKITKNEIIAAIIIFACIFVMSVKQFVPFLKPVDKTAIILTSTILFFVLRILDIKDLESIPWNIILLFGGAMSIGFCLWETGAAEWLAINWLTMFQKSNYFVFIMSIAFFVMIMTNFIMNVAAIAISLPVALVIAPYLGVAPEVILFAALVTAGMPFLLLVGAAPNAIAYDSKQFTTGEFFLFGIPASIMLMIVIAVAVAVVWPIMGMPILVK is encoded by the coding sequence ATGAGTACTGATGCAACAGCTTTAACAGGTTCGAATTTTGACTGGAAACGTGTCCTTTTTCTTTTAATTGGTCTTACACTTTTTTTTGTTGTTAATTTTGCACCGCCATGGCCGGATGCCATTGATCCTACAGGAAAACATTTTGTGTTGAGCAAAGAGGCCAAGGGTGCCCTGGCCGTGTTTCTTTTAGGGGGTACCTGGTGGGTGTTTGAAGTGGTTCCCATTGGTGTTACAAGTCTTACCATCGGTGTGCTGCAGGTTCTGTTTATGATCCGGCCTGCAAATTCGGCATTTAAGGATTTTATGACCCCGTCAGTCCTTTTTATTTTTGCTTCGCTTGTCATTGGCATGGTCTTCACCAAAACAGGTCTGACAAAACGCCTGGCCTATAAGATGCTGGCTGTTGTGGGGGAAAAAACCAGCATGATTTATCTGGGGTGTTTTGTTGTAACCGCTGCCCTGACCCATATCATGGCCCATACTGCCGTGGCTGCAACCATGTATCCGCTTTTAATGACTATTTACAGTATGTATACGGATGATGAAACTCCCACCAAATTCGGTAAAGGCTTGTTCATGGGAATGGCTTTTGTTGCCGGTGCCGGAAGTATCGTAACCCTTCTGGGTGCGGCAAGGGGTGCAGTTGCTCTTGGTTTTTTCAAGGATATTATCGGAAGAGACGTCTCTTTTTTTGAACTTACCTTTTATATGTTCCCTGTTGGATGGGCCATGACCTTTCTTTTGTGGGGATTTTTCATGATTTTTTTCAAGCCTGAAAGAGCAACTATTCCGGGGCTTCGCGAAAAAGCAAAAAAACTGAGTGTTGCAATGGGAAAAATCACAAAAAATGAAATCATTGCTGCAATAATCATTTTTGCCTGTATTTTTGTTATGTCTGTGAAACAATTTGTCCCGTTTTTAAAACCGGTTGACAAAACCGCCATCATTTTGACTTCAACAATTCTCTTTTTTGTATTGCGTATACTGGATATCAAGGATCTTGAATCCATTCCCTGGAATATTATCCTGCTGTTCGGCGGTGCCATGAGTATTGGGTTCTGCCTTTGGGAAACAGGTGCCGCAGAATGGCTGGCCATCAACTGGCTGACCATGTTCCAGAAATCAAACTATTTTGTCTTTATCATGAGTATTGCATTTTTTGTCATGATCATGACCAATTTTATCATGAATGTTGCAGCCATTGCCATTTCCCTGCCGGTTGCTTTGGTTATTGCACCCTATCTGGGTGTGGCACCTGAAGTTATCCTTTTTGCCGCTCTTGTCACCGCAGGTATGCCGTTTCTGTTGCTTGTTGGTGCGGCACCCAATGCCATTGCCTATGATTCAAAACAGTTTACAACAGGAGAATTTTTCCTCTTTGGAATTCCTGCCAGTATAATGCTAATGATTGTAATTGCAGTTGCAGTTGCAGTTGTATGGCCGATTATGGGTATGCCGATACTGGTAAAATAA